One Triticum dicoccoides isolate Atlit2015 ecotype Zavitan chromosome 3B, WEW_v2.0, whole genome shotgun sequence genomic window, GCAATGGAGACTATGATCTTTCTACATTAGGAGCTATCTTCAAAGATATTAAGCTTTAACTGAGAGTGGGTTTCAATGATGTAACTGTTGTATCTTGTCCTCGGATTTGTAATTTAGTTGCGCATTGTTTAGCTGCGTATGGTGCTAAATTAGCAGCTAGCAAATGTGAGGTTTGGCTCGGCCAATACCCAGCCCTTGTAAATGACGCTGTTGCTGGCAACTTGTCCAGCCCTTGTACTTAATGGAATGCATCATGTTCCTTTCAAAAAAAGAATAAGGCCATTGAGGCTACAAGAGATATCAGTCACCCACGAACCCAAATACATCACCTGAGCCACTGAGCACCCATTGAAACATCTCTTCCGAACTTTATACAAAACTAAAGGCGCAATCTTATCAGCGGTCATGCTTTGATTCCATCTATCCTTCCAAAAGAGGATGTTCCTCACATTTCGCAGTAACATTTGCACGAACTATTAAAGATCTTTTTTTGAATTGGGGGTGGGGGGGTACCTCGGGAAGTATCGAAGATCTTGCTAGACATAGGGTTACACACCATCGGCGGTTTTTGCTAGCGCTTTGTGGGGACAATTTGACGCATCCACTCCCATCTACCATGGAGCGCAAGGCCGTGGAGATCCAAATCCTAAATTCCCAATCCACCAAAACCTTTAGGTTTCAAACATATCTTCATGTAAGAATGCATTTTCCTCCTTGAACCACCTCCGTTTCAGACCAGAAGAACATGAGAAGCCATCCCAAAAATACAGCTAAAAAATGATTGGTAAGTCATTATAGAGTAGATCATGTTTGGGAGAGGATTTAGGGACACACAGTTGTGGATGCCCCGAGTCCCTTGCACGTGCTTTTTTTTTACTTTGGGTTTTCAAACTTTTATATCTTTTGAATAAAAAGCCCAAATTAAGTTCTATTTTCATTCATGTTTTCCGTGACAAGGGTTTTCGGATAAGATCCATTTTGAATATGTTTTGATGAATTTTGATTGTTTTTTGTTTAGTTTCAACTCTTGAAGCTTAGTACGATCGAGCGATAAAATCAAGACTTTAGCACCCGCAACCAACAAAAAAACCACTTGTAGTTTTAACTCTGAAACTTGGTACTTGCGACCGAGAATATAGAAATTTTCAGATGCATAATCGTGAGTTTCAACGATTAAAACTTACCGTGCCCAGATGTGGGATTCAACTACTTCATGAATTGCGAGACAATCAAGCAACCAGAGAGGATTTGGCAGATGTGTGCCCCTGTGAATCCTATTTGTTAGGCAGCTCACAATCATTTCCCACAGTGTGGATCGGCAATCGAAGATGGAGATGCCACGGCCGATTCTCACGAAGTCGGAGATGAGGGCACCATGATGGCCGAAGCGTCACCGACAGAGGAGAGGAAGGAGGTTGACACACGCCGATCGGAGGAGGTGGCTGTGGCTCAGGCAATACGGGGGCGGTGAGGCACAGTGGTTGTGTTGTCACCATTCCTTGCGTTCCGCCATCTTGCTTGGTTTGACCTGGGCCACGAGGATCGGCCAACAGTTTCTGCGTGCGGTTTTTTTTTTCTCGTGCGGTTGGTGGTGCTCCGGCCGCCATGTCTACTCACCCTTGCGACTTGTGAGCTTTGACCTTGCCAACCCCTTGACTCACCAAACATGAGCCAGCCCTCTTTCCCGATTCGCCATGCCCATCCTCGATAAAAATGGTTTCCAAACAGGGCCCCGCTTTGAGTGGGCCCGCGTCACTGGTACCCAACCACCAAAATTGCAAGCCTCGTGTACTACTTCGCATCCGTCCAGTCTGCCACCTACCTCCATCAAATCCCCCGCTATAAAATCCCCACCGCGCCCAATCTTCCGTCAAATTAACTCGATCCGATCGGGCCCTCCACCGCAGCACGGCAACACATACACAGGAGCCACACACCGCACCTACCCCGATGGACGTCCTCCTCCTGGAGAAGGCCCTCCTGGGCCTCTTCGCCGCGGCGGTGCTGGCCATCGCCGTCGCCAAGCTCACCGGCAAGCGCTTCCGCCTCCCCCCTGGCCCCTCCGGCGCCCCCATCGTCGGCAACTGGCTGCAGGTCGGCGACGACCTCAACCACCGCAACCTGATGGGCCTGGCCAAGCGGTTCGGCGAGGTGTTCCTCCTCCGCATGGGCGTCCGCAACCTGGTGGTCGTCTCCAGccccgagctcgccaaggaggtcctcCACACCCAGGGCGTCGAGTTCGGCTCCCGCACCCGCAACGTCGTCTTCGACATCTTCACCGGCAAGGGACAGGTAAATCAATACTACCTTATTAACCGAATCAATTCGTCTTGATTTAATCTGCTCCTCGATCACATAGTAGCGGAAGTAATTAATGGGTGTCTAATCACCGCTGGGTAATTAACGTGCAAAAATGCAGGACATGGTGTTCACGGTGTACGGCGACCACTGGCGCAAGATGCGGCGGATCATGACGGTGCCCTTCTTCACCAACAAGGTGGTGGCGCAGAACCGCGTGGGGTGGGAGGAGGAGGCCCGGCTGGTGGTGGAGGACCTCAAGGCCgacccggcggcggcgacggcgggcgtGGTGGTCCGCCGCAGGCTGCAGCTCATGATGTACAACGACATGTTCCGCATCATGTTCGACCGCCGGTTCGAGAGCGTGGCCGACCCGCTCTTCAACCAGCTCAAGGCGCTCAACGCCGAGCGCAGCATCCTCTCCCAGAGCTTCGACTACAACTACGGCGACTTCATCCCCGTCCTCCGCCCCTTCCTCCGCCGCTACCTCAACCGCTGCACCAACCTCAAGACCAAGCGGATGAAGGTGTTCGAGGACCACTTCGTCCAGCAGCGCAAGTAAGTACAATGGACTATACTTAATTGGTGCGCTTTACTGATAATCCATGTTACGTtaagcaagtactccctccgttcctaaatatttgtctttttagagattttaaatggactatcaAATACGGATGTATATgaactttagagtgtagattcattcattttgtttcgtatgtagtcacttgttaaaatctctaaaaaggtcaatatttaggaacggaggaaataGTAGGCACGCCAACTGCCCGGCGGTGGTAGCTAACCAGCTGCGATGCATCGGTGAGCCGGAGAGCGAGTTTGGTGCTCCTACCTGCACATGTTGGGTAGGCTGATGTGATCCAGATCACACTGGTAGCGACGTTGGTAACGTCGCGGAGCAGCAAGGTCAAACTTCTCGGCACCTACGCTTGACCTTTTCAAGGCCAACAAATCCATCGTGTCACTCTCGTCCAAAACCAACACGCAATGACTCATAGGATGCCCCATGCTAGATGCCTCCCCACATCGCACAGCAGGATGCACGGGAGGAGCTTGAGCTCTTTGCTTCGGGTAGCATGCAAAGATTAATGATTACATGAACAACCGCACATCATGTGATGGTTCAGCTTTTTCGAAGCTTTGGCTTTAGTCGATGAATTTGCTTTCTGAATCGGTTGGAAGTCCGACTCATTCACCATCACACCGACAGTGGAAAGCGTCCAACACAAGTTGTTTGAATCATTCGTCAAAGGGGATCGGGTCTCACCAGATCCACATCTGCTTAGCAAGCCATGGGGAAAAATCGGCAAGTTAGAAAATAGACTAAAATGGCTAATTGTACTGCTCCTCGTTTGCCATTTTCCATTGCATGTTGCACCTCATCTGGGACCACGTACGATAATGGAGTAGTTAGTTTCATTATCCTCTATATTGGACGGATCGATCATGCCAACAACCAGCGTAGCAACATGGCGGCATTTTACTGTTGCGAAGCTTTAGTCACCAGTTGTCCAACTGGGGAATTAACAAGTACAGGTCTCTAACTTATCTGAACATGACATTTGTAGGGAGGCGTTGGAGAAGACGGGTGAGATCAGGTGCGCCATGGACCACATCCTGGAAGCCGAAAGGAAGGGCGAGATCAACCACGACAACGTCCTCTACATCGTCGAGAACATCAACGTCGCAGGTAAAACTCATCAACTAAATATGTGCACTCATCTTTCCATCCAGCCTAATTTTGAGAAGCGAAA contains:
- the LOC119275330 gene encoding trans-cinnamate 4-monooxygenase-like — its product is MDVLLLEKALLGLFAAAVLAIAVAKLTGKRFRLPPGPSGAPIVGNWLQVGDDLNHRNLMGLAKRFGEVFLLRMGVRNLVVVSSPELAKEVLHTQGVEFGSRTRNVVFDIFTGKGQDMVFTVYGDHWRKMRRIMTVPFFTNKVVAQNRVGWEEEARLVVEDLKADPAAATAGVVVRRRLQLMMYNDMFRIMFDRRFESVADPLFNQLKALNAERSILSQSFDYNYGDFIPVLRPFLRRYLNRCTNLKTKRMKVFEDHFVQQRKEALEKTGEIRCAMDHILEAERKGEINHDNVLYIVENINVAAIETTLWSIEWGLAELVNHPEIQQKLREEIVAVLGAGVAVTEPDLERLPYLQSVVKETLRLRMAIPLLVPHMNLSDAKLAGYDIPAESKILVNAWFLANDPKRWVRADEFRPERFLEEEKAVEAHGNDFRFVPFGVGRRSCPGIILALPIIGITLGRLVQNFQLLPPPGQDKIDTTEKPGQFSNQILKHATIVCKPLEA